In Ignavibacteriota bacterium, one genomic interval encodes:
- the nuoB gene encoding NADH-quinone oxidoreductase subunit NuoB yields the protein MGLLDQRFENGNVVITSVDTLLAWARLSSVWPMQFGLACCAIEMMATGASHYDLDRFGTFFRGSPRQSDAMIVAGTVTLKMATRIKTLYDQMAEPRYVISMGSCSNCGGPYWEHGYHVLKGVDRIIPVDVYIPGCPPRPEALLEGLLKLKEKIRNERLIIKKPA from the coding sequence ATGGGACTTCTGGATCAGCGTTTTGAGAACGGCAATGTGGTCATCACATCCGTCGATACTCTCCTCGCCTGGGCGCGCCTCTCGTCCGTGTGGCCCATGCAGTTCGGGCTGGCGTGCTGCGCCATTGAAATGATGGCCACCGGCGCTTCGCACTACGACCTCGACCGCTTCGGCACCTTCTTCCGCGGGTCACCCCGGCAGTCCGATGCCATGATCGTGGCAGGGACCGTCACCCTGAAGATGGCGACACGCATCAAGACCCTCTACGATCAGATGGCCGAGCCGCGGTATGTCATCTCCATGGGGAGCTGCTCCAACTGCGGCGGCCCCTACTGGGAACATGGGTACCACGTCCTCAAAGGCGTGGACCGCATCATCCCGGTGGACGTCTACATCCCGGGGTGTCCGCCCCGGCCGGAGGCGTTGCTCGAAGGTCTTCTCAAACTGAAGGAGAAGATCCGTAACGAACGCCTGATCATCAAGAAGCCGGCGTGA
- a CDS encoding NADH-quinone oxidoreductase subunit A, with the protein MLTEFGRVLLFILVGAVFVALGLVTAWLLRPSRPYPSKNSTYECGETPVGDTRIRFNIRFYVIALIFVIFDVEVVFLFPWALVYRSLGWFAFVEMLVFLSILIAGYAYVWRNGDLDWDRPAPRIPRYERGFGVRETPLTEEELVV; encoded by the coding sequence ATGCTCACCGAGTTTGGTCGGGTTCTGCTATTCATTCTCGTAGGAGCGGTGTTCGTCGCCCTCGGTCTGGTCACAGCCTGGTTGTTGCGCCCCTCCCGCCCCTATCCCAGCAAGAATTCAACGTATGAATGCGGCGAAACACCGGTCGGCGATACCCGCATCCGGTTCAATATCCGGTTCTACGTCATTGCCCTCATCTTCGTGATCTTCGATGTGGAGGTCGTCTTCCTGTTCCCCTGGGCCCTGGTCTATAGGTCTCTGGGCTGGTTCGCCTTCGTCGAAATGCTGGTGTTCCTTTCGATCCTGATCGCCGGCTACGCGTATGTCTGGAGGAATGGGGATCTGGATTGGGACCGCCCGGCACCGCGCATCCCGCGGTATGAGCGCGGGTTCGGGGTCCGCGAGACGCCTCTCACTGAAGAAGAACTAGTGGTATAA
- a CDS encoding fumarate hydratase, producing MQQFKDSMLKLIIETSTNLPPDARRAILAAREQEKPGTQSMLALETIATNVDMACGDAAPICQDTGMPTFEIKTPVGANQIVMKAAIREAIAEATKLGKLRPNAVDSLTGKNSGNNLGEGAPVIHFEQWEKDEIDVRLLLKGGGCENKNIQYSLPMELPHLGRADRTMDGIRKCILHAVWQAQGHGCAVGAIGVAIGGDRTSGYGFAKQQLFRLLDDVNPNPELARLEAYIMETANGLGIGTMGFGGQSTLIGCKVGSYHRLPASFFVSVAYDCWAFRRLGVVVDPATGAITRWLYRDDSPAITMARGDGLPLTGREIRLTLPLSETQVRQLKVGDVVILDGAMHTGRDALHHYLMTHDAPVNLEGSAIYHCGPVALKNGEIWTMGAAGPTTSGREEPFQADILKKFKVRAVIGKGGMGAKTLAALQEVGAVYLNAIGGAAQFYTRCITGVTGVDFLEFGTPEAMWHITVKGFPAIVTMDSHGKSLHADVEQASGKVLATHAAPVQL from the coding sequence ATGCAACAGTTCAAAGACAGCATGCTGAAGCTGATCATCGAGACGTCGACGAACCTGCCTCCGGATGCGCGGCGCGCCATCCTGGCCGCGCGTGAGCAGGAGAAGCCGGGAACACAGTCGATGCTGGCACTTGAGACCATCGCCACGAATGTGGATATGGCGTGCGGCGATGCGGCACCGATCTGCCAGGATACCGGGATGCCGACATTCGAGATCAAGACTCCTGTGGGTGCGAACCAGATCGTGATGAAAGCCGCGATACGCGAAGCGATCGCCGAAGCGACGAAACTCGGCAAGCTTCGTCCGAATGCCGTCGATTCGCTCACGGGGAAGAACAGCGGCAACAACCTCGGCGAGGGCGCACCGGTCATCCATTTCGAGCAGTGGGAAAAGGACGAGATCGATGTGCGGCTCCTGCTGAAAGGGGGCGGGTGCGAGAACAAGAACATCCAGTACTCCCTCCCCATGGAACTGCCTCATCTCGGCCGTGCGGACCGCACGATGGACGGGATCCGCAAATGCATCCTCCATGCCGTGTGGCAGGCACAGGGCCATGGGTGTGCGGTCGGTGCGATCGGTGTGGCGATCGGCGGCGACCGGACATCCGGCTATGGCTTTGCGAAGCAGCAATTGTTCCGGTTGCTGGACGACGTGAATCCGAACCCCGAGCTGGCCAGGCTCGAGGCGTACATCATGGAGACGGCGAACGGGCTCGGCATCGGGACGATGGGTTTCGGCGGACAATCCACGCTCATCGGCTGCAAGGTCGGATCGTATCACCGGCTGCCGGCGAGCTTCTTCGTGTCGGTCGCGTATGACTGTTGGGCATTCCGCCGTCTTGGTGTGGTGGTGGATCCGGCCACGGGCGCCATCACGCGGTGGCTCTATCGTGACGACTCTCCGGCGATCACCATGGCGCGCGGTGACGGTCTGCCGCTCACCGGCCGCGAGATCCGTCTCACGCTCCCGCTGAGCGAGACGCAGGTGCGCCAGCTCAAGGTCGGCGACGTGGTCATTCTCGATGGGGCCATGCACACCGGACGCGATGCGCTCCATCATTATCTGATGACCCATGATGCGCCGGTGAACCTCGAGGGGTCGGCGATCTATCATTGTGGTCCCGTGGCGCTGAAGAACGGCGAGATCTGGACGATGGGAGCCGCGGGCCCGACGACAAGCGGACGGGAGGAGCCGTTCCAGGCGGACATCCTCAAGAAATTCAAGGTCCGCGCCGTGATCGGCAAGGGTGGTATGGGGGCGAAGACCCTTGCGGCGCTGCAAGAGGTCGGGGCGGTCTATCTGAACGCCATCGGCGGTGCGGCGCAGTTCTATACCCGGTGCATCACCGGGGTCACGGGAGTGGATTTCCTCGAGTTCGGCACACCCGAAGCCATGTGGCACATCACCGTGAAGGGATTTCCGGCGATCGTGACCATGGACTCCCACGGCAAGAGCCTTCACGCGGACGTCGAACAGGCGTCCGGCAAGGTGCTCGCGACACACGCGGCGCCGGTTCAACTCTAA
- a CDS encoding AMP-binding protein: protein MRPEIKLHTVPSIGCVQDMVVRSSRYYGGKLAVEDLKQTPIPRLTYTALLTHVLKFGKALQDLGLREGSHIAVIGENRVQWGLTYLTCMCFGHVVVPIDRNLTINDILNILHESDAVAVVYSDAFEPILSERRGSMKKLKFYINMDLPEERDGSLSMLELIENSNGHSISDLPEIDPDRMAEIIFTSGSLGRAKGVMLSQGNLAANLMSMVRMVFIHPEDRFLSVLPMHHTYECTCGFLCPLYTGASVHYARSLKTVVDDLQSSHATMLLGVPLLFDKMFKRIYKSIQERKIASMVMGPLVKVTAILEKVGWKNCKKAVFREIHEKFGGHVRLFIAGGAATDPMVAKGLREFGFTLLQGYGLTETSPILALNRPDAFKDEAAGLPLPGVTLRIDQPNAEGVGEIWAKGPNVMLGYYKNDELTQQVKEGEWFKTGDLGFRDEDDFLHIAGRKKNVIISRRGENVYPEELEDLLHRSAYVLESMVYGEPDEKHDEIIAALIVPDAEAFIEYAETRGVQITDALIREVIAEEVAKVNAEVAAFKQIRKFYVRDHEFEKTTTQKVKRYLVHK, encoded by the coding sequence ATGAGACCTGAAATCAAACTGCATACCGTGCCTTCGATCGGCTGTGTCCAGGATATGGTCGTCCGCTCGTCACGGTACTATGGCGGCAAACTCGCGGTCGAGGACCTCAAGCAAACGCCCATTCCACGGTTGACGTATACGGCGTTGCTGACCCATGTCTTGAAATTCGGGAAGGCGTTGCAGGACCTCGGGCTGCGTGAGGGGAGCCATATCGCCGTCATCGGAGAGAACCGGGTACAGTGGGGGCTGACCTATCTCACCTGCATGTGCTTCGGCCATGTGGTGGTCCCGATCGATCGCAACCTGACGATCAACGACATCCTGAACATCCTCCACGAGTCCGATGCGGTGGCGGTCGTGTACTCGGACGCATTCGAGCCGATCCTCAGCGAGCGGCGCGGGTCGATGAAGAAGTTGAAGTTCTACATCAACATGGACCTGCCGGAAGAACGGGATGGTTCGCTGTCGATGCTGGAACTCATCGAGAACAGCAACGGGCACAGCATCTCGGACCTTCCGGAGATCGATCCGGACAGGATGGCCGAGATCATCTTCACGTCGGGGTCCCTCGGGCGGGCCAAAGGGGTGATGTTGAGCCAGGGGAACCTCGCCGCCAACCTGATGAGCATGGTGCGGATGGTGTTCATTCATCCGGAGGACCGTTTCCTGTCCGTGTTGCCCATGCACCATACCTATGAATGCACCTGCGGCTTTCTCTGTCCGCTGTACACCGGCGCTTCGGTGCATTATGCGCGCTCGTTGAAGACCGTCGTGGACGACCTGCAATCCTCGCATGCCACCATGCTGCTCGGGGTGCCGCTCCTCTTCGACAAGATGTTCAAGCGCATCTACAAGTCGATCCAGGAACGGAAGATCGCTTCGATGGTGATGGGTCCGCTCGTGAAGGTGACCGCGATCCTCGAAAAAGTCGGCTGGAAGAATTGCAAGAAGGCGGTCTTCCGTGAGATCCATGAGAAATTCGGCGGGCACGTCCGCCTTTTCATTGCCGGCGGCGCGGCCACGGATCCGATGGTGGCGAAGGGGTTGCGGGAATTCGGCTTCACCCTGTTGCAGGGATATGGGCTCACGGAGACGTCACCCATCCTTGCGCTCAATCGGCCCGATGCGTTCAAAGATGAGGCGGCGGGGTTGCCGTTGCCCGGCGTGACCCTGCGGATCGACCAGCCGAACGCCGAGGGCGTGGGCGAGATCTGGGCGAAGGGGCCGAACGTGATGCTCGGGTATTACAAGAACGATGAGCTGACGCAGCAGGTGAAGGAAGGGGAGTGGTTCAAGACCGGCGATCTCGGGTTCCGGGATGAGGACGATTTCCTGCACATCGCCGGCCGGAAAAAGAACGTGATCATTTCGCGCCGGGGTGAGAACGTCTATCCCGAGGAACTGGAGGACCTGCTGCACCGGAGCGCGTACGTTCTTGAATCGATGGTGTATGGCGAACCGGACGAGAAGCATGATGAGATCATCGCGGCGCTGATCGTGCCCGATGCCGAGGCGTTCATTGAATATGCGGAGACGCGTGGTGTGCAGATCACGGATGCATTGATCCGGGAGGTGATCGCGGAGGAGGTTGCGAAAGTGAATGCCGAGGTGGCCGCATTCAAGCAGATCCGGAAGTTCTATGTCCGCGACCACGAGTTTGAAAAGACGACGACGCAGAAGGTGAAGCGGTATCTCGTGCACAAGTAG
- a CDS encoding NADH-quinone oxidoreductase subunit C has protein sequence MIPQEFFDLLKSTFGDAILEAKLDGVFDPFITVAPDRMPEVGRFLRDNEKTLCDSLMCLSGVDLTKGKLGVVYHLHSTKFNHKIVLKATVTVEQPHVGSVEAVWKTANWHEREAYDMFGIVFDGHPDLRRILMPDDWDGYPLRKDYQVPEFYNGMKVPY, from the coding sequence ATGATCCCCCAAGAATTCTTCGACCTGCTCAAGTCCACCTTCGGTGATGCGATCCTGGAAGCGAAACTGGACGGCGTGTTCGATCCGTTCATCACCGTCGCCCCGGACCGTATGCCCGAGGTCGGCCGCTTCCTGCGCGACAACGAGAAGACGCTCTGCGACAGCCTGATGTGTCTCAGCGGCGTGGACCTGACCAAAGGGAAGCTCGGCGTGGTATATCACCTCCACTCCACCAAGTTCAATCACAAGATCGTCCTGAAGGCCACCGTCACGGTCGAACAACCGCACGTGGGGTCCGTCGAAGCGGTCTGGAAGACGGCCAACTGGCATGAGCGCGAAGCCTACGATATGTTCGGGATCGTGTTCGACGGCCACCCTGACCTGCGCCGCATCCTGATGCCCGATGATTGGGATGGGTATCCGCTCCGCAAGGACTATCAGGTCCCCGAGTTCTACAATGGCATGAAGGTACCGTACTAA